The following are from one region of the Rosistilla carotiformis genome:
- a CDS encoding DUF1598 domain-containing protein: MISNSQLSLQTRAACALLSLILAALPLNNAYSGDGGDDDNDQNFNQVAGVEIDAAGVLRVREFSPELLRQQIAAARQQLPADLARRSPLRKISLRRLEDAVAAKLEAGEKVPEDMLALAGLTGVEYVFFYPEQGEIVLAGPAEGFVKDPSGRVRGIDTGRPVVLLEDLVVALRAFPPHEKSNSVISVSIDPTEQGLQQMQQFLASVRGRVRPSDAARLAAGLKGSMGMQNVTFQGVSTSTHFAQVLVEADYRMKLVGIGLEKLPVGLLSYVDRVHPRQVAANAMERWYFVPNYDCVRVSEDENAMQLIGKGVKLIGEGERVGQGGQREASRGVNKASQAYCAEFTEKFEEISRTVVVYAQLRNLIDVSVAAAFIQKQDFYGKSGWEMPVFGSEKAFAVETHTAPVQVETAVNAIWRGNTLMTPLGGGVKLQPRVALNRDRILPDSEGRAAQAHQSQRTDSLKPGQWWWD; the protein is encoded by the coding sequence ATGATTTCAAATTCGCAGTTATCGCTCCAGACACGTGCCGCTTGCGCGTTGCTCTCGCTCATTTTGGCTGCCCTACCACTGAACAACGCTTATTCTGGCGACGGTGGCGACGATGACAACGATCAGAATTTCAATCAGGTTGCCGGTGTCGAAATCGACGCTGCTGGGGTGCTGCGCGTCCGCGAATTCTCTCCCGAACTGCTGCGTCAGCAAATCGCGGCAGCCCGGCAACAATTGCCTGCCGACTTAGCGCGACGCAGTCCGCTGCGGAAAATTTCGCTGCGACGACTCGAAGATGCGGTCGCTGCGAAGCTGGAAGCTGGTGAAAAAGTCCCCGAAGACATGCTTGCCCTCGCGGGACTAACGGGGGTTGAGTACGTGTTTTTCTATCCCGAACAAGGTGAAATTGTCCTCGCGGGGCCTGCCGAAGGCTTTGTGAAGGACCCCAGCGGGCGTGTGCGAGGAATCGATACCGGCCGACCTGTCGTCCTGCTGGAAGATCTGGTCGTCGCATTGCGAGCGTTTCCCCCGCATGAAAAGTCGAACTCCGTGATCAGCGTCTCGATCGATCCTACCGAACAGGGTCTGCAACAGATGCAGCAGTTCCTGGCCAGCGTTCGCGGCCGGGTTCGCCCCAGCGATGCAGCTCGGTTGGCCGCAGGTCTGAAAGGTTCGATGGGGATGCAAAACGTCACCTTCCAAGGTGTTTCTACGTCGACCCACTTCGCCCAGGTTCTGGTTGAAGCCGATTACCGGATGAAATTGGTCGGAATCGGACTGGAAAAACTGCCCGTCGGCTTGCTCAGCTACGTCGATCGGGTGCATCCTCGTCAGGTTGCTGCCAACGCGATGGAACGCTGGTATTTTGTTCCCAATTACGACTGTGTTCGCGTCAGCGAAGACGAAAACGCAATGCAGCTGATCGGCAAGGGAGTGAAATTGATCGGTGAAGGCGAACGTGTCGGCCAAGGCGGACAACGGGAAGCCTCTCGCGGCGTCAACAAGGCGAGCCAAGCTTATTGTGCTGAATTCACCGAGAAATTTGAAGAAATCTCACGTACCGTGGTTGTTTATGCCCAGCTGCGAAATCTGATCGACGTTTCGGTCGCCGCGGCTTTCATTCAAAAGCAGGACTTCTACGGCAAATCGGGCTGGGAAATGCCTGTCTTCGGTTCGGAGAAAGCGTTTGCTGTCGAAACCCATACTGCACCGGTGCAAGTCGAAACGGCAGTCAATGCGATTTGGCGTGGCAACACCCTGATGACACCTCTTGGGGGCGGCGTCAAGCTGCAACCGCGCGTGGCACTTAACCGAGACCGGATCCTTCCCGACAGCGAGGGACGGGCCGCTCAAGCCCATCAATCGCAGCGCACCGATTCGCTCAAACCCGGCCAATGGTGGTGGGACTGA
- a CDS encoding DUF3500 domain-containing protein yields the protein MRNPRLFSRLSLITMLCFGGLLATATGAILLQATSGGAAMVQSANAFLSTLDDAAKSKALLAYDAAERTKWHFIPMPTRKGLVIRDMNPAQKAAALRLLRAALSESGYEKSRRIMSLEAVLLELEGPKSKGRRDPEKYYVTLFGEPSDTQPWGFSFEGHHMSLNFVVEGGKIVDSTPQFFASNPAEIKNDVSGPLKKGTRVLRDEEQLAFDLMASLQSSQREKAIFAAEAPEEISDAGEPQPTAPKLVGISYASLNGQQQEMLRSLVDVYIDSMTAEVAADRRQIIDNDGWNDVHFAWGGALKTGIGHYYRVQGKSFLIEFVNTQPDAAGNPANHIHCVWRDLTGDFNLPAK from the coding sequence ATGCGCAACCCTCGACTCTTCTCACGCCTCTCCCTGATCACGATGCTCTGTTTTGGAGGGCTTTTGGCGACAGCAACCGGCGCGATCCTGTTGCAAGCAACCTCCGGCGGTGCGGCGATGGTCCAATCAGCCAACGCCTTCCTAAGCACGCTGGACGACGCAGCAAAATCGAAGGCGCTGTTGGCTTACGATGCAGCCGAGCGGACGAAGTGGCATTTCATTCCGATGCCAACGCGGAAAGGGCTTGTGATCCGCGACATGAATCCAGCTCAAAAAGCTGCCGCGTTGCGTTTGCTGCGCGCAGCGCTCAGCGAATCCGGGTACGAGAAGTCGCGGCGGATCATGTCGTTGGAAGCTGTCTTGTTGGAATTGGAAGGTCCCAAAAGCAAGGGCCGCCGTGATCCAGAGAAGTATTATGTAACGTTGTTCGGCGAACCGAGCGACACGCAACCGTGGGGCTTCAGTTTTGAAGGGCATCACATGTCGTTGAACTTCGTCGTCGAAGGGGGCAAGATCGTCGACTCGACGCCTCAGTTCTTCGCCAGCAATCCTGCCGAGATCAAAAACGATGTCAGCGGCCCCCTGAAAAAGGGAACCCGCGTGCTGCGCGACGAAGAGCAGCTGGCCTTCGATTTGATGGCTTCGCTGCAGTCGAGCCAACGCGAAAAAGCGATCTTCGCCGCCGAAGCTCCCGAGGAGATCAGCGACGCGGGCGAACCGCAACCGACCGCGCCAAAGCTGGTTGGCATTTCGTACGCCTCGCTCAACGGACAGCAACAAGAGATGTTGCGTTCGCTGGTCGATGTCTACATCGATTCGATGACCGCCGAAGTCGCGGCCGACCGTCGTCAGATCATCGACAACGATGGCTGGAACGACGTCCACTTCGCTTGGGGCGGTGCGTTGAAGACCGGAATCGGCCACTACTACCGCGTCCAAGGCAAATCGTTCCTGATCGAATTTGTCAACACGCAGCCCGATGCGGCGGGCAACCCAGCCAACCACATCCACTGCGTGTGGCGCGATCTGACCGGCGACTTCAACTTGCCAGCCAAGTAG
- a CDS encoding leucine-rich repeat domain-containing protein, producing the protein MLSTNRPLTQSRHNGRTESWILFSGIALSLAIIGCSPSSPPADSRDPAADTIRDSQTDPSLSEPTFAQQIADVQASQTTRIDVTTKITDSDLPQLSNLDSLTDLLIDGGVVTDKGLAAIATCPNLKHLRLRFSPISDAGMQQIAQMAELEILNLPQSQVTAAGIAELKQLSKLRQLRLGSTHATAAICQPISELTGLRSLHLIDIPVDDENLLQLADLKSLRSLYIDGGRVTDAGWQAMFEKRRDLHIHIDQAHHDLDPGKHDPDH; encoded by the coding sequence ATGCTTTCAACCAATCGTCCCCTCACGCAATCCCGTCACAACGGGCGAACCGAGTCTTGGATCTTGTTCAGCGGTATCGCGTTGAGTCTTGCCATCATTGGATGCAGCCCAAGCTCTCCCCCCGCGGATTCACGCGACCCGGCTGCCGATACGATTCGCGACTCGCAAACCGATCCGTCGTTGTCCGAGCCGACTTTTGCGCAACAGATCGCTGACGTCCAAGCGTCGCAAACCACGCGGATCGACGTTACCACAAAGATCACCGATTCGGATCTCCCCCAGCTTTCGAACCTCGATTCCCTGACCGATCTTTTGATCGATGGAGGCGTTGTCACCGACAAGGGGCTCGCCGCGATCGCCACCTGCCCCAACCTCAAGCATCTGCGGCTGCGGTTTTCGCCGATCAGCGACGCCGGGATGCAGCAGATCGCCCAAATGGCAGAGCTGGAAATTTTGAATCTGCCTCAGTCGCAGGTCACCGCGGCGGGGATCGCCGAACTGAAACAGCTTTCCAAATTGCGGCAACTTCGGCTCGGTTCGACTCACGCCACCGCAGCGATCTGCCAGCCGATCAGCGAACTAACCGGCTTGCGATCGTTGCACCTGATCGACATTCCCGTCGACGATGAAAATCTGCTGCAGCTAGCGGATCTGAAAAGCTTGCGTTCGCTGTACATCGACGGCGGCCGCGTCACCGATGCCGGCTGGCAAGCGATGTTCGAAAAACGCCGCGACCTGCACATCCACATCGATCAAGCCCACCACGACCTCGACCCCGGCAAACACGATCCGGATCATTGA
- the mfd gene encoding transcription-repair coupling factor: MQGVWSGTASLLTAVLCQHTRPLLVLTPDGSAADLVAADLESFDIPSALTLPFSTAEGTPESIQDQDYARRLQVLQQLRAWQPGGVPDVVTAPITAAIQGVPSPEKLEQSSRTLKVGQRIDVDELRQWLATAGFHASTAVELHGEFSMRGGILDVFAPDHQHPYRIELFGDEIDSIRSFDVASQRSINNVPQFEFSAVDSGSHSSGTLMQHLPADTAIVIVDPEACKKSIDALLARTSHHDDYLSWNDLMVQCQPFRIAMGTQLAEAGTDQVLDLHSVSVDGFVGDLEYITRRIDQVASDQQVIVVADTPADNQRMSELLIGTEVAKRGKLSFQTGSLGGGFQIDDPAVLVLTGAELFHRTPLRRVKAQVRSKPIDGFLQLHPGDLVVHLSHGIGLYRGLELLEKHGQKLEHLAIEFDGGTKIYVPATRIGLIQRYIGGNKSRPRLAKIGGQSWTKNKKAAESAVTDMASELLELQAQRSARRGIAFPADSNWQRLFESSFPYTDTHDQALATIAFKESMESTQPMDRLICGDVGFGKTEVAMRAAFKAVDAGYQVAVLVPTTVLAEQHYQSFTSRMGEFPFDIGKLSRFASPEEQRETLKGIKSGRVDIVIGTHRVAGANVKFNNLGLVIIDEEQRFGVQVKERLKTKHSNVDVLTMSATPIPRTLHMAMVGVRDISNLETPPEDRLSVETRVTRWDEKLIHNAIVRELNRNGQIYFVHNRVNDIHQVAEKLKRIVPQASIVVGHGQMNENDLEQVMVDFIARKFDILLATTIIESGLDIPNANTIFIDEADRYGLSDLHQLRGRVGRYKHQAYCYMMIDAHKHLSPSAAKRMRAIEEFSQMGAGFAISMRDLEIRGAGNLLGTQQSGHIAAIGYELYCQLLESAVRQMKKLPPKLSADVDVDLPIEAYLPEDYVPDLRQKIDLYRRIARMEQFDELQEMREELLDRFGPLPIEVQRMMEIAELRFDAAIWQISEIRIDGDYLVFEYTDRSRIEQLKRQANRPVRIVDDHQAYVPALIAKPSNGKPQPAAASNAAEIDWLELARSILHLA; the protein is encoded by the coding sequence ATGCAAGGCGTTTGGAGCGGCACCGCGTCACTGCTGACCGCCGTTCTGTGCCAGCACACCCGCCCGCTGTTGGTCCTGACGCCCGACGGCAGCGCCGCCGATCTAGTCGCCGCCGACCTCGAATCGTTCGACATTCCGAGCGCCCTGACGCTCCCCTTCAGCACCGCCGAAGGGACTCCCGAGTCGATCCAAGACCAGGATTACGCTCGCCGCTTGCAAGTCCTGCAGCAACTGCGAGCCTGGCAGCCCGGCGGCGTCCCCGATGTCGTCACCGCCCCGATCACCGCAGCGATCCAAGGCGTCCCGTCGCCGGAGAAGCTGGAACAATCCAGCCGCACGCTGAAGGTCGGCCAACGGATCGATGTCGACGAACTGCGACAATGGCTGGCGACCGCTGGATTCCACGCCTCGACCGCCGTCGAACTGCATGGCGAATTCAGTATGCGCGGCGGGATCCTGGATGTTTTCGCCCCCGATCACCAGCATCCCTACCGGATCGAATTGTTTGGCGACGAGATCGATTCGATCCGCTCGTTTGATGTCGCCAGCCAACGCAGCATCAACAATGTCCCGCAGTTTGAATTTTCCGCGGTCGACAGTGGCAGCCATTCCTCCGGAACGTTGATGCAGCATCTGCCGGCGGATACGGCGATCGTGATCGTCGATCCCGAGGCCTGCAAAAAATCGATCGACGCGCTGCTGGCTCGCACCAGCCATCACGACGACTACCTTTCCTGGAACGACCTGATGGTCCAGTGCCAACCGTTTCGAATCGCGATGGGAACGCAGTTAGCTGAAGCGGGAACCGACCAGGTGTTGGACCTGCACAGCGTTTCGGTCGATGGATTTGTTGGAGATCTGGAATACATCACGCGGCGGATCGACCAGGTTGCGTCCGACCAACAGGTGATCGTCGTCGCCGACACGCCAGCCGACAATCAACGGATGAGCGAACTGTTGATCGGGACTGAGGTCGCCAAGCGGGGCAAACTGAGTTTCCAAACCGGTTCGCTCGGGGGCGGCTTCCAGATCGACGATCCCGCAGTCTTGGTCCTGACGGGCGCGGAACTGTTCCACCGCACGCCGCTGCGACGCGTCAAAGCCCAGGTCCGCAGTAAACCGATCGACGGCTTCCTGCAACTGCATCCAGGCGACTTGGTCGTCCACCTGTCCCACGGCATCGGACTCTACCGCGGCCTGGAACTGCTGGAAAAGCACGGCCAAAAACTGGAACACCTGGCGATCGAATTCGACGGCGGCACCAAGATCTATGTCCCGGCGACCCGGATCGGGCTGATCCAACGCTACATCGGCGGCAACAAGAGTCGTCCACGGCTCGCAAAAATCGGCGGCCAATCCTGGACCAAAAACAAGAAAGCTGCCGAGTCGGCGGTGACCGACATGGCGTCGGAACTGTTGGAGCTTCAGGCGCAGCGGTCGGCGCGGCGCGGGATCGCGTTCCCTGCCGACAGCAATTGGCAGCGGCTGTTTGAATCTTCATTCCCTTACACCGACACGCACGACCAAGCCCTGGCGACGATCGCTTTTAAAGAGAGCATGGAATCGACGCAGCCGATGGACCGCTTGATCTGCGGCGACGTCGGGTTTGGCAAAACGGAAGTCGCGATGCGGGCCGCCTTCAAAGCTGTCGACGCCGGTTATCAAGTCGCCGTCTTGGTCCCGACAACGGTCTTGGCTGAACAGCACTACCAATCGTTCACCAGCCGGATGGGCGAATTCCCTTTCGATATCGGCAAGCTCAGCCGTTTTGCCAGCCCCGAAGAACAGCGGGAGACGCTCAAAGGGATCAAGTCGGGGCGAGTTGATATCGTGATCGGAACGCATCGCGTCGCCGGGGCGAACGTCAAGTTCAACAACTTGGGCCTGGTGATCATCGACGAAGAGCAGCGGTTCGGCGTACAGGTCAAAGAACGGCTGAAGACCAAACACAGCAACGTCGATGTGCTGACGATGTCGGCGACACCGATCCCTCGGACGCTGCACATGGCGATGGTCGGCGTCCGCGATATCAGCAACCTGGAGACACCGCCCGAAGATCGCTTGAGCGTCGAGACGCGGGTCACGCGGTGGGATGAGAAACTGATCCACAACGCGATCGTCCGGGAACTCAACCGCAACGGTCAGATCTATTTCGTCCACAATCGCGTCAACGACATCCACCAAGTCGCGGAGAAGTTGAAGCGGATCGTCCCGCAGGCGAGCATCGTCGTCGGGCATGGCCAGATGAACGAAAACGACCTGGAACAGGTGATGGTCGACTTCATCGCGCGCAAGTTCGACATCCTGCTGGCGACGACGATAATCGAGAGCGGCCTCGACATCCCCAACGCCAACACGATCTTCATCGATGAAGCCGATCGGTACGGGCTGTCGGACCTGCATCAATTGCGGGGCCGCGTCGGTCGCTACAAACATCAAGCCTATTGCTACATGATGATCGACGCCCACAAACATCTAAGCCCTTCGGCGGCGAAGCGGATGCGGGCGATCGAAGAATTCAGCCAGATGGGAGCTGGATTTGCTATCAGCATGCGGGACCTCGAAATTCGTGGTGCCGGAAATCTGCTGGGGACTCAGCAGAGCGGCCACATCGCAGCGATCGGATACGAACTGTATTGCCAGCTGTTGGAATCGGCGGTCCGACAGATGAAGAAGCTGCCCCCTAAACTGTCGGCCGACGTCGATGTCGATCTGCCGATCGAAGCCTATCTGCCGGAGGACTATGTCCCCGATCTGCGGCAGAAGATCGATCTGTATCGGCGGATCGCAAGGATGGAACAGTTCGACGAATTGCAGGAGATGCGCGAAGAGCTGTTAGATCGCTTTGGCCCGCTGCCGATCGAAGTCCAACGGATGATGGAGATCGCGGAACTGCGGTTTGACGCGGCGATCTGGCAGATCAGCGAGATCCGGATCGACGGCGATTACCTGGTCTTTGAATACACCGACCGCAGCCGGATCGAACAGTTGAAGCGTCAAGCGAATCGGCCGGTTCGAATCGTCGACGACCATCAAGCTTATGTTCCGGCATTGATAGCAAAGCCGAGCAATGGCAAGCCTCAACCGGCCGCCGCTAGCAACGCCGCCGAGATCGATTGGCTGGAACTTGCCAGATCGATCTTGCATTTGGCGTAG
- a CDS encoding sigma-54-dependent transcriptional regulator, with translation MTLNPKLLLVDDDRRLAESMADWLRDQQFSVDQAHSLATGRRALQEHSYDLLLLDLRLEDGDGFELISEAKRRQPDCAILVLTGYATPNTAIEAVKAGAFDLLTKPLVDEELSHALERALAQRNIEAENEKLRAQLDSRFGLEHILSHDYRMLKIFDVIDSVADARASVLITGENGTGKSMIARAVHKRSNRRNNPFVEVACGALPDNLLESELFGHVIGAFTGATTNKVGKFKQADGGTIFLDEIGTASQAFQVKLLRVLQELQFEPLGGTVTETIDTRVILATNENLTKAVASGEFRQDLFYRVNVINIELPALRERSGDVPLLVDHFLREVCEAAGRDVQGFDRDAMSVLQSYSWPGNVRELENIVERAVLLARDSVLTRHDLPPHLLSSSTQPRAAGTGLESSSAIGNDPGHGQTLREALEEPERRIILESLRSHSWNRAATADTLGVNRTTLYKKMKRLGLDDPRLQFMGAEGH, from the coding sequence ATGACGTTGAATCCCAAGCTGCTGTTAGTCGACGACGATCGACGTCTTGCTGAATCGATGGCCGATTGGCTGCGTGACCAACAATTCAGCGTCGACCAAGCCCATTCCCTGGCCACCGGCCGCCGTGCGCTTCAAGAACACAGCTACGATCTGTTGTTGTTGGATCTACGTTTGGAAGATGGCGATGGTTTTGAACTGATTTCCGAAGCCAAGCGTCGCCAGCCCGATTGTGCGATCCTGGTCCTGACCGGATACGCGACCCCCAATACAGCGATCGAAGCGGTCAAAGCGGGGGCGTTTGATCTGTTGACCAAGCCGTTGGTCGACGAAGAACTCTCCCATGCCCTGGAACGAGCGCTGGCCCAGCGGAATATCGAAGCGGAAAACGAAAAACTGCGGGCCCAGCTCGACAGCCGCTTTGGACTCGAACATATCCTCAGCCACGATTACCGGATGCTGAAGATCTTCGACGTGATCGATAGCGTCGCCGACGCTCGCGCTTCGGTATTGATCACCGGAGAAAACGGAACGGGTAAATCGATGATCGCCCGCGCCGTTCACAAGCGAAGCAATCGCCGCAACAATCCTTTTGTTGAAGTCGCCTGCGGTGCGCTCCCCGACAACCTGCTGGAAAGCGAGCTGTTTGGTCACGTGATCGGAGCCTTTACCGGTGCGACGACGAACAAGGTCGGTAAATTCAAACAGGCCGACGGAGGGACGATCTTCCTGGACGAGATCGGCACCGCATCGCAAGCCTTTCAAGTGAAGCTGCTTCGCGTTCTTCAGGAACTGCAATTTGAACCGCTCGGTGGCACTGTTACCGAAACGATCGACACGCGGGTCATCTTGGCGACCAACGAAAACCTGACCAAAGCGGTTGCCAGCGGCGAATTCCGCCAGGATCTTTTCTACCGCGTCAACGTAATCAATATTGAATTGCCGGCCCTGCGGGAACGATCGGGAGACGTTCCTTTACTGGTCGACCATTTCCTCCGGGAAGTCTGCGAAGCGGCTGGCCGCGACGTGCAAGGTTTCGATCGCGACGCGATGTCGGTGCTGCAATCGTATTCCTGGCCGGGAAACGTTCGCGAGCTCGAAAATATCGTCGAACGCGCCGTCCTACTGGCACGCGATTCGGTTCTCACCCGACACGACCTGCCCCCCCATTTGCTATCGAGTTCAACACAACCACGGGCCGCCGGCACTGGCTTGGAGTCGTCGAGCGCTATCGGGAACGATCCCGGTCACGGCCAGACGCTTCGCGAAGCGTTGGAAGAACCCGAACGGCGTATTATCTTGGAATCGCTGCGATCGCACAGCTGGAATCGTGCCGCAACCGCCGACACTTTGGGTGTCAATCGAACCACTTTGTACAAAAAAATGAAACGGCTTGGGCTGGACGATCCACGCTTGCAATTCATGGGTGCCGAAGGGCACTAA
- a CDS encoding NAD(P)/FAD-dependent oxidoreductase has product MSDNRKKEVIIIGGGLAGLACGVQLATRGVDFEILEATDRVGGRVRTDVVDGFQLDHGFQVFLTAYPAAQQLLDYDRLQLQTFEPGALVRYGDQFSALLDPRRRPGSLFASALSPVGSLADKLRLARLMRDVCRGELEEIWEHVAQPTCYRLQGLNFSDRFIDQFFRPLLGGIFLDRDLQTSSRIMEFVLRMLAQGEAAIPAQGMQAIPQQLADRIPADRIHPQATVLEIDGTTVRMTDGSQRSADQIVIATESSAAARLLKIDDAIAWQQVSCLYFAADEPPLKTKQLILSGDTSGPINNVCEVSTVAADYAPAGKSLISVSVLQTDVPAMELRSPVLNQLRGWFGEQVDGWSLLRTYHIPFALPYQSIDRMQPVCKPVQRGGMPIVCGDHCETSSIQGALHSGIRAADAVFGRLGDTPRQPLRD; this is encoded by the coding sequence GTGAGTGACAACCGAAAAAAAGAGGTGATCATTATTGGCGGCGGTCTGGCGGGGCTGGCCTGTGGCGTTCAATTGGCCACCCGTGGCGTCGACTTTGAAATCTTGGAAGCGACCGATCGCGTGGGGGGACGGGTCCGTACCGATGTCGTCGACGGCTTCCAACTGGATCATGGCTTCCAAGTTTTCCTGACGGCATATCCGGCAGCCCAGCAGCTGTTGGATTACGATCGATTGCAGCTGCAAACCTTCGAACCGGGGGCACTGGTGCGCTACGGCGACCAATTTTCGGCATTATTGGATCCGCGCCGCCGCCCTGGATCGCTCTTTGCCAGCGCGCTGAGCCCGGTCGGCTCGTTGGCCGACAAACTTCGTTTGGCGCGACTGATGCGCGACGTCTGCCGAGGCGAATTGGAAGAGATTTGGGAGCACGTCGCCCAGCCGACCTGTTACCGACTGCAGGGGCTGAACTTCAGCGATCGCTTCATCGATCAATTCTTCCGTCCGCTGCTGGGGGGAATCTTTCTTGATCGCGACCTGCAGACGAGCAGCCGAATCATGGAGTTTGTGCTGCGGATGCTTGCCCAAGGGGAAGCGGCGATCCCCGCCCAAGGGATGCAAGCGATTCCGCAACAGCTGGCCGATCGGATTCCCGCCGATCGGATCCACCCCCAGGCAACGGTTTTGGAAATCGACGGGACGACGGTGCGGATGACCGACGGATCGCAGCGTTCGGCCGATCAGATCGTGATCGCAACGGAGAGCTCCGCAGCGGCGCGGCTGCTGAAAATCGACGACGCAATTGCCTGGCAACAGGTCAGTTGCCTCTATTTCGCCGCCGACGAGCCACCACTGAAAACGAAGCAACTGATTTTGTCGGGCGACACGTCGGGCCCGATCAACAACGTTTGCGAGGTCAGCACGGTTGCTGCCGATTATGCCCCCGCCGGCAAATCTCTGATCAGCGTCAGCGTTTTGCAGACCGACGTTCCGGCGATGGAGCTGCGGTCGCCGGTCTTAAATCAGTTGCGTGGTTGGTTTGGGGAACAGGTCGATGGGTGGTCGCTGCTACGGACGTATCACATCCCCTTTGCCTTGCCGTACCAATCGATCGACCGCATGCAACCGGTCTGCAAGCCCGTTCAAAGAGGCGGAATGCCGATTGTCTGTGGCGACCATTGCGAGACGTCGTCGATACAAGGGGCACTCCACAGCGGGATCCGGGCCGCCGACGCGGTATTCGGCCGGTTAGGGGACACGCCCCGCCAGCCTCTCCGCGATTAA
- a CDS encoding response regulator, whose product MKSLDVVIIDDHEVVRSGIASLLSGPEVTVVGSAASGQEGLELMSKKLPDAVLLDIRMPDNDGLSTLQTLRASHPDLPIVMVSTYDNPTYIARSVALGANDYVLKGDSRSVFLDALTRAASGEEPSTDSLLRKIGDAMSQSGKEAPVMDVPLTAREVQVLRHVALGLSNKEIGRSLNISVETVKEHVQNILRKLNAADRTDAAVRAVKMGLA is encoded by the coding sequence ATGAAAAGTTTGGATGTTGTAATTATCGATGATCATGAGGTCGTCCGCAGTGGCATTGCGAGCTTGCTGTCGGGGCCCGAAGTTACGGTCGTCGGTAGCGCGGCTTCCGGACAGGAGGGGCTGGAATTGATGAGCAAGAAGTTGCCGGATGCGGTGCTGCTGGATATTCGCATGCCCGACAATGATGGGCTGTCGACCTTGCAAACGCTTCGCGCAAGCCACCCCGACCTGCCGATTGTGATGGTCAGCACCTACGATAATCCCACCTACATCGCACGCTCGGTTGCTTTGGGGGCCAATGATTACGTCCTCAAGGGGGATTCGCGTTCGGTCTTCCTGGACGCATTGACGCGGGCTGCTAGTGGGGAAGAACCCTCCACCGATAGTCTTCTGCGGAAAATCGGCGATGCGATGTCGCAGTCGGGTAAAGAAGCCCCTGTGATGGACGTTCCGTTGACGGCGCGTGAAGTTCAAGTCCTGCGGCACGTTGCCTTGGGCCTGAGCAACAAAGAGATTGGTCGCTCGTTGAACATCAGCGTCGAAACGGTCAAAGAACACGTTCAGAACATCTTGCGTAAGCTGAACGCTGCCGACCGAACCGACGCGGCAGTTCGTGCCGTCAAAATGGGCCTTGCATAA